A portion of the Blautia hansenii DSM 20583 genome contains these proteins:
- the ribD gene encoding bifunctional diaminohydroxyphosphoribosylaminopyrimidine deaminase/5-amino-6-(5-phosphoribosylamino)uracil reductase RibD, whose translation MKIALQLAKKGCGFTSPNPMVGAVIVKEGRIIGQGWHEKYGEAHAERNALAACTENPKGATMYVTLEPCCHYGKQPPCINAIMEAGIERVVIGSGDPNPLVSGKGIQILKKQGILVTEHILQEDCERLNEVFFHYIQTKRPFVVMKYAMTMDGKISTKTGASKWVTGETARRHVAQQRHRYAAIMAGIGTILTDDPQLTCRIEGGKNPIRIICDTTLRIPLSANVVSTAKQIPTIIATCCRDAERCALYEKKGCHVLLVEERNGHVDLEQLMYLLGEKQIDSILLEGGGTLNWAALSSGIVQKVQAYIAPKLFGGQAAKTPIEGEGICYPTAAFRLKNSCVLPLGEDFLIESEVEQSVYGNH comes from the coding sequence ATGAAAATCGCATTACAGCTTGCAAAAAAAGGATGCGGTTTTACTTCTCCTAACCCTATGGTAGGAGCTGTCATTGTAAAGGAAGGACGGATAATCGGGCAGGGTTGGCACGAAAAATATGGCGAAGCTCATGCAGAACGTAATGCGTTAGCGGCATGTACAGAAAATCCAAAAGGTGCGACCATGTATGTGACTTTAGAACCTTGCTGCCATTATGGAAAGCAGCCGCCCTGCATCAATGCAATCATGGAAGCAGGCATTGAACGGGTAGTAATCGGTTCTGGTGACCCCAATCCCCTTGTCAGCGGAAAAGGAATACAAATTCTAAAAAAACAAGGGATTTTGGTGACAGAACATATTTTACAGGAGGACTGCGAGAGGCTCAATGAAGTGTTTTTCCATTACATTCAAACCAAGCGTCCTTTTGTAGTGATGAAGTATGCCATGACAATGGACGGAAAAATTTCAACTAAAACAGGAGCGTCAAAATGGGTCACGGGCGAAACGGCACGACGCCATGTCGCACAGCAGCGTCACCGATATGCTGCAATTATGGCAGGAATCGGAACAATATTGACAGACGACCCACAGCTTACCTGCCGGATAGAGGGTGGAAAAAATCCGATTCGCATTATTTGTGACACCACGCTTCGCATACCTCTAAGTGCGAACGTTGTTTCCACAGCAAAGCAGATTCCTACAATAATTGCAACCTGTTGCAGGGACGCAGAAAGATGTGCCTTGTATGAGAAAAAAGGCTGCCATGTCCTGCTTGTCGAGGAAAGAAACGGTCATGTGGATTTAGAACAGCTTATGTATTTATTAGGGGAAAAACAGATTGACAGCATTTTGCTGGAGGGTGGAGGGACGTTAAATTGGGCAGCTCTTTCCAGCGGTATTGTACAGAAAGTGCAGGCTTATATCGCACCTAAATTATTTGGTGGACAGGCTGCAAAAACTCCGATAGAGGGAGAGGGCATTTGCTATCCTACTGCGGCTTTCCGATTAAAGAATAGCTGTGTTCTTCCGCTGGGTGAAGATTTTCTGATTGAAAGTGAGGTAGAGCAAAGTGTTTACGGGAATCATTGA
- a CDS encoding Maff2 family mobile element protein, with protein MAFFSSAIDTLQTLVIALGAGLGVWGVVNLLEGYGSDNPGSNAHVR; from the coding sequence ATGGCATTTTTCTCATCTGCAATCGACACTTTACAGACCCTCGTTATTGCTCTCGGCGCTGGCCTTGGCGTGTGGGGCGTGGTTAATCTGCTGGAGGGCTACGGCTCGGATAACCCGGGCTCCAATGCTCATGTGCGGTAA
- a CDS encoding VirD4-like conjugal transfer protein, CD1115 family has product MRTDKIRKYLIPNIPYLFILWAFLKLGTAYRLAAGNDFAHKLIGLGQTIGPAFADFAPGLVPLDWLVGIVGAVGFRLLIYFKSKNAKKFRRDAEYGSARWGTEKDIKPFVDPKFENNVILTGTEFLTMNTRPKIPANARNLNCCIIGSSGSGKTRFWLTPQLLQAHSSYVVVDPKGGVLGQVGAFLQKRGYKIKVFNSIDFSKSMHYNPLAYIRNEADILKFVDALISNTKGEGKEGDPFWTKSETLLYCALIAYIIFEGPAEDRNMNTLVDMISGMEVKEDDEDFMNAVDYMFAGLEKRKPDCFAVKQYKKYKLASGKTAKSILISCGARLAPFDIPQLREVMAYDELELDRIGDRKTAVFFIISDTTQTYNFLVALAFSQMFNLLCERADNVHGGRLPHHVRVLWDEAANTGQVPQLEKLVAVIRSREVSLCLLYQQLAQCKAIYDKHAETILGNMDSVVFLGGREASTIKEISENWLGKATISMQTDSRSRGQSESYSQNTQRLGRELMTPAELATMPGDKCILQLRGLPPFFSPKYDLKRHPNYRYTAEADKQKNAFDLDRLINRRRRPGLNEACTMYEVAVSDDALTEEDEDILNYDDIDDPDAFA; this is encoded by the coding sequence ATGAGGACAGATAAGATCAGAAAATATCTCATTCCGAACATTCCCTATCTGTTCATCCTGTGGGCGTTCCTCAAGCTGGGAACGGCCTACCGGCTGGCGGCGGGGAACGATTTTGCACATAAGCTCATCGGGCTGGGCCAGACGATTGGCCCGGCCTTTGCGGACTTTGCCCCCGGCCTTGTCCCGCTGGATTGGCTTGTTGGTATTGTAGGCGCAGTTGGTTTCCGGCTGCTGATCTATTTCAAAAGCAAGAACGCTAAGAAGTTTCGGCGGGATGCAGAATACGGCAGCGCTCGATGGGGAACGGAAAAAGACATCAAACCGTTTGTCGATCCGAAGTTTGAAAACAACGTGATTTTGACCGGGACGGAGTTTCTCACGATGAACACCCGCCCTAAAATCCCCGCAAATGCCAGAAACCTGAATTGCTGTATTATCGGCTCATCCGGCTCCGGCAAAACCCGCTTTTGGCTCACGCCCCAGCTTTTACAGGCTCATTCCTCTTATGTGGTGGTCGATCCCAAAGGCGGTGTGCTGGGACAGGTCGGAGCTTTCTTGCAAAAACGCGGGTACAAAATCAAGGTATTCAACAGCATAGATTTTTCAAAATCCATGCACTATAACCCGCTGGCGTATATCCGCAACGAGGCCGATATTCTGAAATTCGTGGATGCCCTGATTTCCAACACCAAGGGCGAAGGCAAGGAAGGCGATCCATTCTGGACGAAATCGGAAACGCTTTTGTACTGTGCTCTGATCGCCTACATCATTTTCGAGGGGCCTGCCGAGGATCGGAACATGAATACCCTTGTGGATATGATTTCCGGCATGGAGGTCAAGGAGGATGACGAGGACTTTATGAACGCGGTGGACTATATGTTTGCCGGGCTTGAAAAGCGCAAGCCGGATTGCTTCGCGGTCAAACAGTATAAAAAGTACAAATTGGCCAGCGGCAAGACGGCAAAAAGCATTTTGATTTCCTGCGGTGCGCGGCTGGCTCCCTTTGACATCCCGCAGCTTCGTGAGGTCATGGCCTATGACGAATTGGAGCTTGACCGCATCGGAGATCGGAAAACGGCGGTATTCTTCATCATTTCCGATACCACGCAGACCTACAACTTTTTAGTGGCGCTGGCATTTTCGCAGATGTTCAACCTCCTGTGTGAACGGGCGGACAATGTTCACGGTGGCCGCCTGCCGCACCATGTACGGGTGCTGTGGGACGAGGCAGCCAACACGGGACAGGTGCCCCAGCTCGAAAAGCTGGTCGCAGTTATCCGCTCCCGTGAGGTGAGTTTGTGCCTGCTATATCAGCAGTTGGCACAGTGCAAGGCCATTTACGATAAACACGCCGAGACAATCCTCGGCAACATGGACAGCGTGGTGTTCCTTGGTGGCCGCGAAGCCAGCACCATCAAGGAAATATCCGAGAACTGGTTGGGAAAAGCCACAATCAGTATGCAGACCGACAGCCGCTCCCGTGGCCAGTCGGAAAGCTACAGTCAAAATACCCAGCGGCTGGGCCGGGAACTAATGACCCCAGCCGAACTTGCAACCATGCCGGGAGACAAATGTATTTTGCAGCTTCGGGGCCTGCCCCCGTTCTTCTCTCCCAAGTATGATCTGAAACGGCATCCGAACTACCGTTATACGGCGGAGGCCGATAAACAGAAAAACGCTTTTGACCTCGACAGGCTCATTAACCGCCGTAGGCGGCCCGGGCTGAACGAGGCGTGTACGATGTATGAGGTGGCTGTGTCGGACGATGCACTCACGGAAGAGGACGAGGACATCCTCAACTATGATGACATCGACGATCCAGACGCCTTTGCATAA
- a CDS encoding antirestriction protein ArdA, translating into MATLFEAYVTNAGKYSEGQLVGETLKFPTTAQEVEALLKRIGVDGVRYQEIFITSFDGDVLGLYDHLSEYENLDELNHLACLLSEFTSSELETLEAVLDSGDHCSSVRDIINLTQNLDCYGFYPGVSDEETLGRIYVDDLEMLDVPDQVKPYFDYEAYGRDACIHENGHFAPGGYVVKESDHFVEVYHGLQDIPKEHKVFSFPKLSIREQMAAYQEIIDGSSLEGYRQMQKKDRGDR; encoded by the coding sequence ATGGCGACCCTGTTTGAAGCCTACGTTACCAATGCGGGGAAGTACAGCGAGGGCCAGCTTGTGGGTGAAACACTGAAATTTCCCACAACCGCCCAGGAGGTGGAGGCTCTCTTGAAACGGATCGGCGTGGATGGCGTCCGCTATCAGGAAATTTTTATTACCTCTTTCGATGGGGATGTGCTGGGGCTCTATGACCATTTGAGCGAGTATGAAAATCTGGATGAGCTTAATCATCTGGCCTGCCTGCTTTCCGAGTTTACCTCATCGGAGCTGGAAACACTGGAGGCCGTCCTCGACAGCGGCGATCACTGTTCTTCGGTGCGGGACATCATCAATCTGACACAAAATCTGGACTGTTACGGCTTTTACCCCGGCGTATCCGATGAGGAAACGCTGGGGCGTATTTATGTGGACGATCTGGAAATGTTGGATGTGCCGGATCAGGTAAAACCGTATTTCGATTATGAGGCGTATGGCCGGGATGCCTGCATCCACGAAAACGGCCATTTTGCTCCGGGCGGCTATGTTGTCAAAGAAAGCGATCATTTCGTGGAAGTGTATCACGGCTTGCAGGATATTCCCAAGGAACATAAGGTATTCTCTTTCCCGAAGCTCTCTATCCGGGAGCAAATGGCCGCTTATCAGGAAATCATAGACGGTTCTTCTTTGGAGGGCTACCGTCAAATGCAGAAAAAAGACCGTGGGGATCGGTGA
- a CDS encoding ParB/RepB/Spo0J family partition protein, with product MADEKLNTGPAENISPEAAEPITTPEQAAASEPQQEQTGPAIPESGDVVVSFDKINELMAEKRQNARAEVEKAETTETPEAAAHGETPQPANTEEPKKSRRGRPPKAEKAATENQKAEKSAGAHKGRPPKADKAAPDKPKPSKRDKVSRSDGKAPDAKEPVKPTQDTAPKEAAVEQTAPAPTTPPRPVEEGKLVYLKLSEVHPFHTFRPHPFKVRDDAKMQEIVASIRVNGVMVPGLARPEKDGNGYEIVAGHRRTHGSELAGLDEMPFIVREMTDHEAVQAMKDSNKQRDGMLPSELAALLELEVEDIKHQGGRLKGVAEGDVGKRSVEIVGEAHEMNYKKVMRYLRLNSLVPELLDKVDDKKMGFMPAVELSYIKPKNQRLIAVSIDGEQASPSLAQAKRLRELDKEGKLNGDVIDGILSEQKKEDRGVIISTAELEKYFGKEVTPAKMKEQIMSLLDDWKEKQPPELAKAPKKQELDK from the coding sequence ATGGCCGATGAAAAATTGAATACTGGCCCTGCGGAGAATATTTCCCCGGAGGCCGCCGAGCCTATCACCACACCCGAACAGGCCGCAGCGTCTGAGCCCCAGCAGGAACAGACCGGGCCTGCCATACCTGAGTCCGGCGATGTGGTTGTGTCCTTTGACAAAATCAATGAACTTATGGCGGAAAAGAGGCAGAACGCCCGCGCCGAAGTCGAAAAGGCGGAAACCACCGAAACGCCAGAGGCAGCAGCCCACGGAGAAACACCGCAGCCCGCCAATACGGAGGAGCCGAAAAAGTCGCGCCGTGGCCGTCCGCCGAAAGCGGAAAAGGCCGCGACTGAAAATCAGAAAGCGGAGAAATCGGCTGGGGCCCACAAGGGCCGCCCACCCAAGGCGGATAAGGCGGCCCCTGACAAGCCCAAGCCGTCCAAACGAGACAAAGTGTCCCGAAGTGACGGAAAGGCCCCGGATGCCAAGGAGCCCGTAAAGCCCACACAGGATACGGCACCGAAGGAAGCTGCTGTGGAACAGACGGCTCCCGCGCCGACCACACCTCCACGCCCGGTTGAGGAAGGCAAGCTGGTTTATCTGAAACTTTCCGAGGTTCATCCATTTCACACATTCCGTCCGCACCCCTTTAAGGTACGGGACGATGCGAAGATGCAGGAAATCGTTGCTTCTATCCGCGTAAACGGTGTAATGGTTCCCGGTCTTGCCCGCCCGGAGAAAGATGGAAACGGCTACGAAATTGTAGCGGGCCATCGCCGTACCCACGGTAGCGAGCTGGCCGGGTTGGATGAAATGCCCTTTATCGTCCGTGAAATGACCGACCACGAAGCGGTACAGGCCATGAAGGACAGCAACAAGCAGCGTGACGGGATGCTCCCCAGCGAATTGGCCGCGCTGCTGGAACTCGAGGTTGAGGACATCAAGCATCAGGGCGGGCGGCTGAAAGGTGTTGCGGAAGGCGATGTCGGGAAACGCTCGGTTGAGATTGTAGGCGAGGCGCATGAAATGAACTATAAAAAGGTCATGCGCTACTTGCGGCTCAACTCCCTTGTGCCGGAGCTTCTGGATAAGGTAGACGATAAAAAGATGGGCTTCATGCCTGCCGTGGAGCTTTCCTACATCAAACCGAAAAATCAGAGGCTTATTGCTGTTTCCATTGACGGGGAGCAGGCTTCGCCCTCGCTGGCCCAGGCTAAACGGCTCCGGGAGCTGGATAAGGAAGGCAAGCTTAACGGCGATGTCATTGACGGTATCTTATCAGAACAGAAAAAGGAGGATCGAGGCGTGATTATTTCTACTGCGGAACTGGAAAAGTATTTTGGCAAGGAGGTCACTCCCGCCAAAATGAAAGAACAGATTATGTCCCTGCTGGATGACTGGAAAGAAAAACAGCCGCCGGAGCTGGCAAAAGCCCCGAAAAAGCAGGAACTTGACAAGTAA